Part of the Gemmatimonadota bacterium genome is shown below.
TTTAACGCATCGGTCAGTGCATCCGTATCAACTACCGCACCGCGTGCCCCATTTAGCAATAGCGCACCTGTTTTCATCTTTTCCAACTCAGCCTCACCGATCATCTCCCTGGTATCATCTGTCAACGCCACGTGCAAACTGACTACATCAGAAGTTTCGAGCAGTTCGTCTAACTCGACAAATTGCACGCCGAGTTTTTCCGCCCGTTCAGATGACGGATGAAATGTCCACGCAATCACCTCCATCCCAATCGCCCGGGCGAGTCGCGCCATCTCTGCGCCAATATTGCCTGCGCCAATAATCCCCAGAGTCTTGCCCTGCAGCATCACATTATCCCGCCGAGGCCAGCCTCCCTTTTTCATCTCTATGGTTAAATACGCAGCGCGTTTTGCAACGGCGAACATCAGTCCAAACATGTGCTCTGCCACAACCGGCGCTGTTCTGCCCGGCTGGTTGCATATCACAATCCCACGCTTTTTTGCGGCCTCCAGATCGAACATATCTGTGCCAATAGAACACGTCGCAATCATTTTCAACTTCGGCAATTGGCTAAACTCTTGCTCGCCCCACGTCACAGCACCGCGCGTGTTCATAATCACATCGGCTTCCCTTACTCGCTCGATCTTTTCCTTTACTGACGCGGGTCGCGTATCGTAAAGCGCCACATCGCCATAACTTGCCAATCGCTCGAGATGAGGTGATCCCGCAATCTGTACCGGCTCATCGCCGGGCACCACAATCTGCACATAATTCTCTACTGCCATAGTTACTCCTTTCAGAAACATTGCTTCCCCAAACATCCTTTGGTATATTCATAGCCTTCTAAGGCACATAATGCAAACCATTTCGCCCAAGGAGTGCCAATGCCTCTGGCAAAATACCAGCGCATCGGACATCACAAAACCGTCGAATCATTCAAAGCACATGTCAACGACCTCGGAATCGACCTTCCCTGCGATGACGAAATTCTCAAAGCACCAGAATCTCCGCTTGCCCAAACGAGCGAGTGTCAGGGCTTTCGCATTGGCAATCGCTTTTGCATCCATCCCATGGAGGGTTGGGATGGCGAAATTGATGGCAATCCTTCGGAATATACCCTCCGGAGATGGCACAACTTTGGCCTTAGTGGCGCAAAATTAATATGGGGCGGGGAAGCCGTTGCCGTGCGCCATGAAGGACGCGCAAACCCCAATCAACTCTTTGCAGCCGAACATACCAAAGTTGGTTTGGGCAAACTCCGCGAAGAACTCTTATCAGCACACCGAGAACACATCGGCAGCCCCGATGACCTCCTCATCGGCCTTCAACTGACCCACTCGGGGCGTTTTTGCAGACCCAATGACAAAATCAAACTCGAACCCCGCATAGTGTATCGCCATCCGATTCTCGACCGCAAATTTGGCATTGACTCGGACGATCCCGTGCTCTCCGATAGCGAAATCAAAAGCCTGATTGACGACTATCGCAGTGCCGCGCGCATGGCGTATGACCTCGGATATCAGTTCGTCGATGTCAAACACTGCCACGGTTATATCGGTCACGAGTTTTTGAGTGCCTTTACCCGCCCGGGACCGTATGGTGGCTCATTTGAGAACCGAACCCGATTCCTTCGCGAAATCGTCGCGGGCATTCGCAGCGATTGTCCTG
Proteins encoded:
- a CDS encoding NAD(P)-binding domain-containing protein, whose protein sequence is MAVENYVQIVVPGDEPVQIAGSPHLERLASYGDVALYDTRPASVKEKIERVREADVIMNTRGAVTWGEQEFSQLPKLKMIATCSIGTDMFDLEAAKKRGIVICNQPGRTAPVVAEHMFGLMFAVAKRAAYLTIEMKKGGWPRRDNVMLQGKTLGIIGAGNIGAEMARLARAIGMEVIAWTFHPSSERAEKLGVQFVELDELLETSDVVSLHVALTDDTREMIGEAELEKMKTGALLLNGARGAVVDTDALTDALNSGHIGGAGIDVYEEEPTPSDYPLFACEHVVLTPHCADMTPEGVDLLNSGAVENVIAFLEGRTQNAVT
- a CDS encoding NADH:flavin oxidoreductase; protein product: MPLAKYQRIGHHKTVESFKAHVNDLGIDLPCDDEILKAPESPLAQTSECQGFRIGNRFCIHPMEGWDGEIDGNPSEYTLRRWHNFGLSGAKLIWGGEAVAVRHEGRANPNQLFAAEHTKVGLGKLREELLSAHREHIGSPDDLLIGLQLTHSGRFCRPNDKIKLEPRIVYRHPILDRKFGIDSDDPVLSDSEIKSLIDDYRSAARMAYDLGYQFVDVKHCHGYIGHEFLSAFTRPGPYGGSFENRTRFLREIVAGIRSDCPGLKIGVRLSAFDFVPFYPDPEQSEGKKLGPGIPEDFSECLPYKYGFGIDADNPIAANIAEACRFLELLRELDIVLVNLSAGSPYYNPHIQRPAYFPPSDGYQPPEDPLVGVARQVGITAQIKKQFSDLLIVGTAYSYLQEFLPHVAQALVREEKVDFIGLGRMVLSYPDLPVDVLQKGEASKRKLCRTFSDCTTAPRNGMISGCFPLDTYYKKSPEGTALRELKKSIQL